Proteins from a single region of Kluyveromyces lactis strain NRRL Y-1140 chromosome A complete sequence:
- the VAM7 gene encoding Vam7p (similar to uniprot|Q755T0 Ashbya gossypii AER438C AER438Cp and weakly similar to YGL212W uniprot|P32912 Saccharomyces cerevisiae YGL212W VAM7 Regulator of vacuolar morphogenesis hydrophilic protein heptad repeat motif), whose translation MDRGMRCEVSINDVTIVEKRYALYHIIVNVIRSKEDYSEYKSERRFKDFLQLKKQLEYECSGELPYELPGRRLLWSRTANSCDPDVVEERRVKLRQFLSDLLNDSFETKWRNSSLVAQFLNLPEGWYIKSSTKSGNSFTKETIKDGTNPDDALDPSKWLVVLRESKSEFYNGAHDTRTVMKQRLVLDNLEQGLKVIEKEELVSKMECERRKQLLATFKNDLNETIQPASWNKHNNDREELLYKDYQNKFEEPKIGKGRKLGETSETSDLNNQQILQLHKDTINDQDEQLHKLHEIVQQQKNISLVLNQELEAQNELLDMFQDETQASANKLRTANRNAVKFNQGQR comes from the coding sequence ATGGACCGAGGAATGAGATGTGAAGTCAGTATCAATGATGTCACTATTGTGGAAAAGCGGTATGCTCTATATCACATAATTGTCAATGTAATACgatcaaaagaagattatAGCGAGTACAAATCTGAAAGACGATTTAAGGACTTTTTGCAACTCAAAAAGCAACTGGAATACGAATGTAGCGGAGAACTACCATACGAACTTCCTGGTAGAAGGTTACTGTGGAGCAGAACAGCAAACTCATGCGATCCCGATGTGGTTGAAGAGAGAAGGGTAAAGCTCAGGCAATTTCTATCGGATTTACTAAACGATTCTTTTGAGACAAAATGGAGAAATTCTAGCCTAGTTGCTCAGTTCTTAAATTTACCAGAAGGTTGGTATATAAAATCATCTACAAAATCAGGAAACAGTTTCACGAAGGAGACCATCAAAGACGGTACAAATCCTGATGATGCGCTAGATCCATCTAAATGGCTTGTCGTATTGAGAGAATCCAAGAGCGAGTTCTATAACGGTGCTCATGATACACGCACGGTCATGAAGCAGCGTCTTGTGCTTGACAACTTAGAGCAAGGATTAAAAGTTATAGAGAAGGAAGAACTGGTCAGCAAAATGGAATGCGAACGAAGAAAGCAATTGTTGGCTacattcaaaaatgatTTAAATGAAACCATTCAGCCAGCGTCTTGGAATAAACATAATAATGACAGGGAAGAGCTACTCTACAAGGACTATCAGAACAAGTTCGAGGAACCAAAGATCGGAAAAGGTAGAAAACTAGGTGAGACAAGTGAGACAAGTGATTTGAATAACCAACAAATTTTGCAGTTACACAAAGATACGATAAATGATCAAGACGAACAGTTGCATAAATTACATGAAATTGTCCAGcaacaaaagaatattTCTCTGGTTCTAAATCAGGAGCTGGAGGCACAAAATGAACTTCTTGATATGTTTCAAGATGAGACCCAAGCCAGTGCTAATAAATTGCGCACAGCAAATCGTAACGCAGTTAAATTCAATCAGGGACAAAGGTAA
- the SKI8 gene encoding SKI complex subunit WD repeat protein SKI8 (similar to uniprot|Q02793 Saccharomyces cerevisiae YGL213C SKI8 essential for protection against viral cytopathology dispensable for mitotic but required for meiotic recombination and spore viability antiviral protein mRNA is induced early in meiosis), whose translation MSKLFIPTTNCGKAHETDIYGLVITNPYTVSCSGDGYLKLWNNKLTEDQLAKDHVIKEFVTPMGLHHVSAFESVESNGETVIILSAISFDGKIYFYQIDLKEGKLVKLSLLNADDSKHSYWACQWYISTNPKNPHKFIATTVQGTTKVWNFIIFQEPELDTETGEPLSNSLVYEPHFNFQGKINSQTPRFATAVDVSSTQLIATGFSDGSVVVSQLSTLRPVYNFEGFGLKGVEESSSTIRDIKFSPAGSLLAVAHDSGSYGCVSLYETEFGERIGNFTVPTHGNQTTIASYAHNGWVFSVSFNSTGEYLASAGYDGKIRIWDTKSRERVSTLNVNTTDIEIEEDIVLEDEHGDSLEVPPVLAVSFFDKCVRSGMGGSTNEGICCVCSDRSIRWYREAGGI comes from the coding sequence ATGTCAAAACTTTTCATCCCAACAACCAATTGTGGTAAAGCGCATGAAACTGATATATATGGTTTGGTAATAACTAACCCATACACCGTATCATGTTCTGGTGACGGCTATTTAAAACTTTGGAATAATAAACTAACCGAGGATCAATTGGCGAAGGATCACGTAATAAAGGAATTTGTTACTCCCATGGGCCTCCATCATGTTTCAGCATTCGAATCAGTAGAATCGAATGGGGAAACAGTAATTATATTATCTGCAATTTCGTTCGATGGAAAGATATATTTCTACCAAATCGATTTGAAGGAAGGAAAATTGGTGAAACTGTCTTTATTAAATGCTGATGACTCAAAACACAGCTATTGGGCTTGTCAATGGTATATCAGTACTAACCCTAAGAATCCACACAAGTTTATTGCAACCACGGTACAGGGGACAACTAAAGTCTGGAATTTtataatatttcaagaaccaGAGTTAGATACTGAAACCGGAGAACCCCTGTCCAATTCATTAGTTTATGAACCACATTTCAACTTTCAGGGAAAAATAAATTCCCAGACACCACGATTTGCAACTGCTGTCGACGTTTCCTCAACTCAATTGATTGCTACCGGTTTTTCTGATGGTTCGGTGGTAGTTTCTCAACTATCTACGCTGAGACCCGTGTACAACTTTGAAGGGTTCGGTTTGAAAGGGGTTGAAGAATCAAGCAGTACAATACGAGACATTAAATTCAGTCCAGCAGGATCATTATTGGCAGTTGCTCATGATAGTGGCTCTTACGGTTGCGTTTCCTTGTATGAGACTGAATTTGGTGAGCGAATCGGAAATTTCACAGTTCCCACACATGGAAACCAAACTACTATAGCATCATATGCTCATAATGGATGGGTGTTCTCAGTTTCTTTTAACAGCACTGGTGAATACCTTGCATCTGCTGGATATGATGGGAAGATAAGAATATGGGATACCAAATCCAGAGAAAGAGTGTCGACTTTAAATGTAAACACCACtgatattgaaatcgaagaaGATATCGTTTTAGAAGACGAACACGGAGATTCTTTAGAAGTCCCACCAGTGCTTGCCGTATCATTTTTCGATAAATGTGTTCGTTCAGGAATGGGTGGTAGTACAAACGAGGGTATTTGCTGCGTGTGCTCTGATAGAAGTATACGGTGGTATAGAGAGGCAGGCGGTATCTGA
- the KIP3 gene encoding tubulin-dependent ATPase KIP3 (similar to uniprot|P53086 Saccharomyces cerevisiae YGL216W KIP3 Kinesin-related motor protein involved in mitotic spindle positioning) — MHNIVPETRQSSILVAVRVRPFTDEESTRLVHEENGNMVYLKDTVLNIPLSAPSLGIDDKSTLLRTQSKFRPIGIRKIIDCVDDKMLIFDPSKSNPLNELNENLVHSSSNENRRRLRRFGEQKFIFDRIFDMDVTQQEVYENTTRPLLDSVLDGFNGTVFAYGATGCGKTFTISGTSEQPGIIFLTMQELFIRMEQLKDTKKFQLQLSFLEIYNEQIHDLLDPNISSKKLVIREDSYNRTFVSNLSKHSPENVEEVMDLVIKGNMNRTTSPTDANETSSRSHAVLQIHVAQMNRTADIKQDQTFATLSIIDLAGSERAAVTKNRGERLLEGANINRSLLALGNCINALCVSSTRTGFSCHVPYRDSKLTRLLKFSLGGNCKTVMIVCVSPSSGHYDETLNTLKYANRAKEIKTKVIRNKQSLDRHVGSYLKLITEQKSEIEELRSREQKMIEIQLSQFRNGREKVNMLIKESVREMRIHLSDSEKIQDAKLIKSLMLVKRHYLKLVHFELSNVLQYLNNLNDERAVFLTDNIHIIQEQILLKMNELEVQFDDPNDIDRTLEYMKTIQLKKMRDCEYWQEAIDFEQYEILISGLSESVRNEILVNGTRLMEKVIEDPILRSHFQIISKSIVDENENTDGSNTTMVGTIERELNKLNKLDQEFDQFAQQLNVSTQRKRSSPMQKQQPTWRQKLMKQGMMGEGSPDVTPSKVMKSLSFAEGPPTIWNEPQDVSMMLDDPDPLPIERKLNTTVNKISTPNPKPKLSLTATQLK, encoded by the coding sequence ATGCATAATATCGTCCCAGAGACTCGTCAATCATCCATTCTGGTGGCAGTTAGAGTACGCCCTTTTACCGATGAGGAAAGCACGCGCCTTGTACATGAAGAGAACGGTAACATGGTGTATCTGAAAGACACTGTACTGAATATACCATTATCCGCACCGAGTCTGGGAATAGATGACAAAAGTACTCTGCTCAGAACTCAGTCCAAATTCAGGCCCATTGGAATACGAAAGATCATCGATTGCGTAGATGATAAGatgttgatatttgatCCAAGTAAATCCAATCCattgaatgaattgaatgagAACCTTGTGCACAGTAGTTCCAATGAGAATAGAAGAAGGCTCAGACGATTTGGAGAGCAGAAATTTAtctttgatagaatttTCGATATGGATGTGACCCAACAAGAAGTTTATGAGAATACCACAAGACCGTTGTTAGACTCTGTACTCGATGGATTCAACGGCACCGTATTTGCATATGGTGCCACAGGATGTGGTAAAACGTTTACTATCAGTGGTACCTCAGAGCAACCTGGAATAATTTTCTTAACTATGCAGGAATTGTTCATAAGGATGGAGCAATTAAAAGATACCAAGAAGTTTCAATTGCAATTATCATTTTTAGAGATTTACAACGAACAAATCCATGACCTATTGGATCCCAATATATCGTCAAAGAAACTTGTAATAAGGGAAGATTCATACAATCGAACCTTCGTCTCCAACTTATCAAAACATTCACCCGAAAATGTGGAGGAAGTGATGGACCTAGTCATCAAAGGAAACATGAATAGAACTACTTCTCCTACGGATGCGAATGAGACCAGTTCAAGATCACACGCTGTACTTCAAATACATGTTGCTCAAATGAATAGAACAGCCGATATAAAACAAGATCAAACGTTTGCAACGTTATCCATCATAGATTTAGCTGGTAGTGAAAGAGCCGCCGTCACCAAGAATAGAGGCGAACGATTGCTAGAAGGTGCAAATATTAATCGATCCTTACTAGCATTAGGAAATTGCATAAACGCATTATGCGTGTCATCTACGAGAACGGGATTCTCCTGTCACGTACCATATAGGGATTCAAAGTTGACCAGATTGCTCAAGTTTTCTTTAGGAGGAAATTGTAAAACAGTTATGATAGTTTGTGTATCTCCTAGTAGTGGGCACTATGATGAAACTCTTAACACACTTAAATATGCTAATAGGGCAAAAGAGATCAAGACTAAAGTAATACGGAATAAACAGTCATTGGATAGACACGTCGGATCGTATCTAAAACTAATAACAGAGCAGAAAAGCGAAATAGAAGAGCTACGATCAAGAGAACAAAAGATGATTGAAATTCAGTTGTCTCAATTTAGGAACGGAAGGGAAAAAGTTAATATGTTGATTAAAGAATCCGTACGAGAAATGAGGATTCATCTTTCAGATTCggaaaagattcaagatgcaaaattgataaaatcaTTGATGTTGGTGAAACGACACTATCTAAAGCTAGTTCATTTCGAGTTAAGCAACGTACTGCAATATTTGAACAACTTGAATGATGAAAGGGCGGTATTTCTTACAGACAACATCCATATTATTCAAGAACagattttgttgaagatgaatgAACTTGAAGTTCAATTCGATGATCCAAATGATATCGATCGTACCTTAGAATATATGAAAACCATccagttgaaaaaaatgcGAGACTGCGAGTATTGGCAAGAGGCCATTGATTTCGAACAATATGAGATTCTGATAAGCGGATTATCAGAATCAGTTAGAAACGAGATCTTGGTCAATGGCACTAGACTGATGGAAAAAGTTATTGAGGATCCAATATTGAGATCGCATTTCCAAATTATATCCAAGAGTATAGTAGATGAAAACGAAAACACTGATGGATCAAATACAACAATGGTGGGGACCATTGAACgggaattgaacaaattgaataagttagatcaagaatttgatcaatttgCACAACAATTAAACGTATCAACTCAACGGAAAAGATCATCGCCGATGCAAAAACAGCAGCCTACATGGAGACAGAAGCTGATGAAACAAGGTATGATGGGCGAGGGTTCCCCCGACGTGACACCAAGCAAAGTgatgaaatctttatcGTTCGCTGAGGGTCCACCAACGATATGGAACGAACCACAAGACGTTTCTATGATGTTGGATGATCCCGATCCGTTGCCcatagaaagaaaactaaATACAACCGTCAACAAGATCAGTACCCCAAACCCAAAACCGAAGCTATCACTTACAGCTACTCAATTGAAGTGA
- the CLG1 gene encoding Clg1p (weakly similar to uniprot|P35190 Saccharomyces cerevisiae YGL215W CLG1 cyclin-like protein that interacts with Pho85p in affinity chromatography cyclin-like protein that interacts with Pho85) produces MASFMYYPNYPAMSVQSNSMATPYHHRSGSMNPSMVSSINGYGCPAVNPTTITPHQIDGMFQPGHGQSNSFYFPPPGLSYMQPPAAPVVGHVPGLVQNHGHPVMPGHSMMMNQPQVMVPPANNQVIPEKEQNVNGGVCEVLDYELNTMSDFVTKNSCLSFGSFDVPADVMELFSSSVSSVLGSTRLPSVTIFLALDYLIKYLDLIDCDFQSIGGKSVDIIYQNLVVALVLANKFNDDKTFTNKSWSQATGMDLLTINQYEKSWLKAFEWRLFEDKFDTYESFQESYNAFVREQRLSAYQQQQQQQQHQLSPSSVPTHQRQYSSASSMAYGYQTPNCGHSSMAYSSPVYSDLRSYSYNNGYQKQFNCSPPSQYSPRPKNYDNVNYYEQPQQPFWNDHHQQQQVNQNYYCFSAY; encoded by the coding sequence ATGGCTTCTTTCATGTATTACCCAAATTATCCAGCTATGTCTGTTCAATCGAACAGCATGGCTACCCCTTACCACCATCGTTCAGGTTCTATGAACCCTAGTATGGTATCATCTATCAACGGTTACGGTTGTCCTGCAGTTAATCCTACAACAATCACCCCTCACCAAATCGATGGTATGTTTCAACCAGGACATGGTCAATCCAACTCTTTTTACTTTCCTCCACCTGGTCTATCCTATATGCAACCACCAGCTGCTCCTGTTGTTGGACATGTTCCTGGCTTGGTTCAGAATCATGGTCACCCTGTTATGCCAGGTCATTCtatgatgatgaatcagCCTCAGGTTATGGTTCCACCTGCAAATAATCAAGTTATCCcagagaaagaacaaaatgTCAATGGCGGTGTTTGCGAAGTATTGGACTATGAATTAAACACGATGTCTGATTTCGTTACTAAGAACTCATGTTTGTCATTCGGCAGTTTTGATGTTCCCGCAGATGTTATGGAACTGTTCTCGAGCAGTGTGTCCTCTGTGTTGGGATCCACTAGATTACCATCTGTTACCATCTTTTTGGCTTTGGACTATTTGATCAAGTACCTAGATCTCATCGATTGTGACTTTCAGTCTATTGGTGGTAAATCTGTCGACATCATCTATCAAAATTTGGTGGTTGCACTTGTGCTAGCCAACAAGTTCAACGATGATAAAACTTTCACCAATAAATCATGGTCTCAAGCTACTGGTATGGACTTGTTGACAATTAACCAGTACGAAAAGTCTTGGCTTAAGGCGTTTGAATGGAGGTTGTTTGAAGATAAGTTCGATACTTATGAATCTTTCCAAGAATCATACAATGCTTTCGTCAGAGAGCAGAGACTATCTGCCtatcaacaacagcaacagcagcagcaacatCAACTGAGCCCATCTTCTGTTCCAACTCACCAACGTCAGTATTCATCTGCCTCGTCGATGGCCTATGGTTATCAAACACCAAACTGTGGACATTCCTCGATGGCTTATTCATCACCGGTTTATTCTGACTTGAGAAGTTACTCCTATAATAACGGTTACCAAAAACAATTCAACTGCTCTCCACCTTCCCAATACAGCCCTAGACCAAAGAACTATGACAATGTGAACTATTATGAGCAACCTCAACAACCTTTTTGGAACgatcatcatcaacaacaacaggTTAATCAAAACTACTACTGTTTCTCAGCTTACTGA
- a CDS encoding uncharacterized protein (weakly similar to uniprot|P25346 YCR098C Saccharomyces cerevisiae GIT1 Plasma membrane permease, mediates uptake of the phosphatidylinositol metabolite glycerophosphoinositol) — MTYDRNHLEHPGTRDLPKSFSGYAHHLVSQINKEITWNKTYDVTEESEEISENDGVVGVNEFDSTGESLVAKADDSGKKSGSKTSFRSNLHIYWPIFTTGSGLFSDGYINASIGTVSTCLAQIYGDQYSNSNAIQNVSSIAFVGIVLGQLSFGYIADYYSRRLAMLMGNIILIVFSILAAGAWGVGTTTTQAGGIFAAITAYRFFLGVGIGSEYPAGSTAAAEASALLPAKRRNRWFVWFTNFMIDWGFVIAAVVPLVLICIFGEHRLQWVWRLTMGLGAIPPFSLFLMRLKFKENKSFTSTKFNKMMPYGLIFKFYWFRTIIISIIWFLYNFSSYAFGIYSSLIIKNLLTNDSDEQVGLKESFAWNVLFNAFYLPGSFAGAIFADYIGPRLTLSLGLFVQAMFGIGMTCGFKSLEKNIAAFTVVFGIFTSLGEFSVGDNIGLIASKSYATPVRGTLYSISAAFAKVGAFVGTYAFPQIIKNAGGSDTTNGMRAPFWVATALCLVSCFLALFFLPELDPNAIVDEDRKFAEYLAQSGYDMSTLGTESDNTVEVEYSQEILKSDSIDKN, encoded by the coding sequence ATGACTTACGATAGGAATCATCTTGAACATCCAGGTACTAGGGATTTGCCTAAGTCCTTTTCAGGATATGCACATCATTTGGTATCACAAATTAACAAAGAGATCACGTGGAACAAAACGTATGATGTCACAGAGGAATCGGAAGAGATAAGTGAGAACGATGGTGTCGTTGGAGTCAACGAGTTCGATAGCACCGGTGAAAGTTTAGTGGCAAAAGCTGATGATTCTGGCAAGAAGAGTGGTTCAAAGACCTCGTTCAGATCAAATTTGCACATTTACTGGCCTATCTTCACTACGGGGTCCGGTTTATTCAGTGATGGTTATATCAACGCTTCCATTGGTACCGTTTCCACATGTTTAGCGCAGATTTATGGTGATCAGTACTCGAATTCGAATGCCATTCAAAACGTTTCATCTATTGCTTTTGTTGGTATCGTTTTAGGACAATTGTCCTTCGGTTACATTGCTGACTACTATTCTCGTAGATTGGCAATGTTGATGGGTAACATCATCTTGATTGTGTTTTCCATCCTTGCTGCTGGTGCCTGGGGTGTCGGCACCACAACGACTCAAGCTGGTGGTATATTTGCAGCTATCACTGCTTATAGATTCTTTTTAGGTGTCGGTATCGGATCTGAATATCCTGCTGGGTctactgctgctgcagAAGCTTCAGCTTTATTGCCCGCAAAGAGGAGGAACCGTTGGTTTGTTTGGTTCACAAACTTCATGATTGATTGGGGTTTCGTTATCGCAGCCGTTGTGCCATTGGTTCTTATTTGTATCTTTGGTGAACACAGATTACAATGGGTTTGGAGATTAACCATGGGACTGGGTGCGATTCCACCATTCTCATTGTTCTTGATGAGATTAAAATTCAAGGAAAACAAGAGTTTCACTTCCACCAAATTTAACAAGATGATGCCTTACGGGttgatcttcaaattttaTTGGTTCCGTACCATTATCATCTCCATCATTTGGTTCCTTTACAACTTTTCCTCATATGCATTCGGTATttactcttctttgatCATTAAGAACCTTTTAACAAATGACTCTGACGAACAAGTTGGTTTGAAGGAATCCTTCGCTTGGAACGTTTTATTCAACGCATTTTACTTACCAGGTTCCTTCGCTGGTGCGATCTTTGCAGATTATATTGGTCCTCGTTTGACCTTATCCTTGGGTTTGTTCGTACAAGCTATGTTTGGTATCGGTATGACATGtggtttcaaatctttggaGAAAAATATCGCTGCATTTACCGTTGTCTTCGGTATCTTCACCTCTTTGGGTGAATTCTCAGTTGGTGACAACATCGGTTTGATCGCTTCCAAGAGTTATGCTACACCAGTAAGAGGTACTCTTTATTCCATCTCGGCAGCTTTCGCTAAAGTTGGTGCCTTTGTGGGTACTTATGCTTTCCCACAAATCATCAAGAATGCAGGTGGTTCCGATACCACTAACGGTATGCGTGCTCCATTCTGGGTTGCTACCGCTTTATGTCTCGTTTCATGTTTTTTGGCCCTATTCTTCTTACCTGAGCTTGACCCCAATGCTATTGTGGATGAGGACCGCAAATTCGCCGAATACTTGGCTCAAAGTGGTTACGATATGTCGACATTGGGTACTGAAAGTGACAACACTGTCGAAGTTGAATACTCACAGGAAATTTTAAAGTCAGATTCTATTGATAAGAATTAG